A genomic stretch from Halorhodospira halophila SL1 includes:
- a CDS encoding zinc ribbon-containing protein, translated as MTHHPNQEHQQGHLPTSYERMLTRLRERLAETEDGGPRLAQALEEIKRAMVADGELTRADADRVGGALQRDLEEAGAWLADRSHDQPLRDWLRMDLQMLESWLWDAFSSVADRTSMELRGFVTTGEPSLYHTDEIAGPGELACIACGRTVTLQRPGHIPPCPGCNHTEFVRTAHRDTP; from the coding sequence ATGACGCACCATCCCAACCAGGAACACCAGCAGGGACACCTGCCCACCAGCTACGAGCGCATGCTGACCCGCCTGCGCGAGCGGCTCGCCGAGACGGAAGACGGAGGGCCGCGTTTGGCCCAGGCCCTGGAAGAGATCAAGCGGGCCATGGTCGCCGACGGCGAGCTGACTCGCGCTGACGCCGACCGAGTGGGTGGCGCGCTGCAGCGCGACCTGGAAGAGGCCGGCGCCTGGCTGGCCGACCGCAGCCATGACCAGCCGCTGCGCGACTGGCTGCGCATGGATCTGCAGATGCTGGAGAGCTGGCTGTGGGACGCCTTCTCCTCGGTGGCCGACCGCACCAGTATGGAACTGCGCGGGTTCGTCACCACCGGCGAGCCGAGCCTCTACCACACCGACGAGATCGCCGGCCCCGGTGAACTGGCGTGCATCGCCTGCGGGCGCACCGTCACCCTGCAGCGCCCCGGCCACATCCCGCCCTGTCCGGGCTGCAACCACACGGAGTTCGTTCGTACAGCACACCGGGACACCCCCTGA
- the nadD gene encoding nicotinate-nucleotide adenylyltransferase produces the protein MRQPLRTIGLLGGTFDPIHYGHLRPAEEVREAVQLSELRLIPARIPPHRARPRVGPEQRAELVRRAVADNPSACVDERELHRDGPSYTVDTLAELRAELGGVSLCLILGYDTFLGLPGWSRWRQLFERAHVVVTERPGVRGALPEALATEVARRVAHEPAELRHRPAGCILFQAVTPVDISATGIRRSLALGRSVRYLLPEAVRQRVVEAGWYGYPQL, from the coding sequence GTGAGACAACCGCTGCGTACTATTGGCCTGCTCGGTGGCACGTTCGATCCCATCCACTACGGCCACCTGCGCCCGGCCGAGGAGGTCCGCGAGGCCGTGCAGCTCTCCGAGCTGCGCCTGATCCCGGCGCGCATCCCGCCCCACCGGGCCCGTCCGCGGGTCGGGCCCGAGCAGCGCGCCGAACTGGTGCGCCGGGCCGTGGCCGACAACCCCAGCGCCTGCGTCGATGAGCGGGAGCTGCACCGCGATGGGCCCTCCTACACCGTCGACACCCTGGCCGAGCTTCGCGCCGAGCTCGGTGGTGTCTCGCTGTGCCTGATCCTCGGGTACGACACTTTTCTCGGGCTGCCTGGCTGGTCCCGCTGGCGGCAGCTGTTCGAACGGGCCCACGTGGTGGTCACCGAGCGGCCCGGGGTGCGAGGCGCGCTGCCCGAGGCGCTGGCCACCGAGGTGGCCAGGCGGGTTGCGCACGAGCCGGCCGAGCTGCGCCATCGTCCGGCCGGTTGCATCCTGTTTCAGGCGGTGACACCGGTGGATATCTCCGCTACGGGGATCCGCCGCTCCCTGGCGCTGGGCCGGTCCGTGCGCTATCTGCTGCCCGAGGCGGTGCGGCAGCGGGTGGTCGAGGCGGGCTGGTACGGCTACCCGCAGTTGTAA
- a CDS encoding glutamate-5-semialdehyde dehydrogenase → MSAEHSSDIAETIRRIGQQARAAGRALARSGTGARNDALAAIAARIEAGSEAIAAANAADLEAAREAGLDPALIDRMELTPGRIQAMADGLREIAALPDPVGAVRELASRPSGIQVGRMRMPIGVIGIIYESRPNVTADAAGLCIKSGNATILRGGSEAIRSNRAIAEQIRAGLEDAGLPGDGVQVVGTTDRDAVGALIQMPESVDVIVPRGGKGLVERIAREARVPVIKHLDGVCHVYIDEAADTEKAVAIAVNAKTQRLGTCNTMETLLVAEAAAERVLPEVGRQLRDAGIEVRGCERTRALIDEAVPATEEDWTTEYLGPTLAVRVVAGFDDAVAHIERYSSGHTEAIVTESYPLAQRFLREVDSSSVMVNASTRFADGQEYGLGAEIGISTDKLHARGPVGLEGLTTEKWIVLGDGHVRS, encoded by the coding sequence ATGAGTGCAGAGCATTCGAGCGACATCGCCGAGACCATTCGCCGGATCGGGCAGCAGGCCCGCGCCGCCGGGCGCGCCCTGGCCCGCTCCGGGACCGGTGCGCGCAACGACGCCCTGGCCGCCATCGCCGCCCGTATCGAGGCCGGCTCCGAGGCCATCGCCGCGGCCAACGCGGCGGACCTGGAGGCCGCCCGCGAGGCCGGGCTCGACCCGGCCCTGATCGATCGCATGGAGCTCACTCCGGGCCGCATCCAGGCCATGGCCGACGGGCTGCGCGAGATCGCGGCGCTGCCGGATCCGGTGGGTGCGGTGCGCGAGCTGGCGTCACGGCCCTCGGGGATCCAGGTCGGGCGGATGCGCATGCCCATCGGGGTGATCGGCATCATCTACGAGTCGCGCCCCAACGTCACCGCCGATGCCGCCGGGCTGTGCATCAAATCCGGCAACGCCACGATCCTGCGCGGCGGCTCCGAGGCGATCCGCTCCAACCGGGCCATCGCCGAGCAGATTCGCGCCGGGCTAGAGGACGCTGGGTTGCCGGGGGACGGTGTCCAGGTGGTCGGGACCACCGACCGGGATGCTGTCGGCGCCCTGATCCAGATGCCTGAGTCGGTGGACGTGATCGTCCCCCGCGGCGGCAAGGGCCTGGTCGAGCGCATCGCCCGCGAGGCGCGGGTGCCGGTGATCAAGCACCTCGACGGTGTCTGCCACGTCTACATCGACGAGGCCGCCGATACCGAGAAAGCGGTGGCCATTGCCGTCAACGCCAAGACCCAGCGGCTGGGGACCTGCAACACCATGGAGACACTGCTGGTGGCCGAGGCGGCCGCCGAGCGGGTGCTGCCGGAGGTTGGACGTCAGCTGCGCGATGCCGGGATCGAGGTGCGCGGCTGCGAGCGCACACGCGCCCTGATCGACGAGGCGGTGCCCGCTACCGAAGAAGACTGGACCACCGAGTATCTCGGGCCCACCCTTGCGGTACGTGTGGTGGCCGGGTTCGACGACGCCGTGGCGCACATCGAGCGCTACAGCTCCGGGCACACCGAGGCCATCGTCACCGAGAGCTATCCGCTGGCGCAGCGCTTCCTGCGCGAGGTGGACTCCAGTTCGGTGATGGTCAACGCCTCGACCCGCTTCGCCGACGGTCAGGAGTACGGCCTCGGCGCCGAGATCGGGATCAGCACCGACAAGCTCCACGCCCGGGGCCCGGTGGGGCTGGAGGGGCTGACCACCGAGAAGTGGATCGTCCTCGGTGACGGTCACGTCCGCAGCTGA
- the lptE gene encoding LPS assembly lipoprotein LptE, producing MAVLALALSACGWQLRGAPGGISLDGQVIQVVDEAGSSELRREVRRGIQGAGGQYTEGAADADWVLTLHGRGSSRDTASVGADGDVQDYRLTYTIDYSVAGGDGETRIQRTSLDAQRTFADPAGGADERRAREAELEEELRADAVRLLMLRLQALR from the coding sequence GTGGCGGTACTGGCCCTGGCGCTCAGTGCCTGCGGCTGGCAGCTGCGCGGCGCCCCGGGCGGGATCTCCCTGGACGGACAGGTGATCCAGGTGGTTGATGAGGCGGGCAGCAGTGAGCTGCGCCGCGAGGTGCGCCGCGGCATCCAGGGGGCGGGTGGGCAGTACACCGAGGGCGCCGCCGATGCCGACTGGGTGCTGACCCTGCACGGGCGGGGCAGCAGCCGTGACACGGCCTCGGTCGGGGCGGACGGTGACGTCCAGGACTACCGCCTGACCTACACCATCGATTACAGCGTGGCCGGTGGGGACGGCGAGACCCGCATCCAGCGGACCTCGCTGGATGCCCAGCGCACCTTCGCCGATCCGGCCGGTGGCGCCGATGAGCGTCGTGCCCGCGAGGCGGAGCTGGAGGAGGAGCTGCGCGCCGACGCCGTGCGCCTGTTGATGCTGCGCCTGCAGGCCCTGCGCTGA
- the leuS gene encoding leucine--tRNA ligase, giving the protein MDNQYQPKEIEAEAQAYWEQQQTFQAREDSARPKYYCLSMFPYPSGRLHMGHVRNYTIGDVVSRYKRMQGYNVLQPMGWDAFGLPAENAAMERGVPPAAWTRENIGAMREQLKGLGFGYDWSRELATCDPEYYRWEQWLFIRLYRKGLVYRDTAAVNWDPVDQTVLANEQVIEGRGWRSGALVERREIPQWFLRITDYADELLEALDELDGWPEQVRNMQRNWIGRSEGVELSFDLAGRDEQLTVFTTRPDTLYGVTYMGLAPEHPISLELAEHHPAIAELVEEARSGGTAEADLATREKRGADTGLEAIHPLTGERIPVWVANFVLMEYGSGAVMAVPAHDQRDWEFASTYGLPIRPVVHPADGTELDIAAGAFSDYGVLADSGPFSGMPSDRAFAAIAERLEAEGRGQRRVQYRLRDWGVSRQRYWGAPIPMIHCADCGPVPVPDDQLPVTLPEDVEISGGGSPLKSMPAFYQTACPQCGADAERETDTFDTFMESSWYFARFACADQDGAMLDERADHWTPVDQYIGGIEHAVLHLLYARFYHKVLRDEGLVSSDEPFTRLLTQGMVLKDGTKMSKSKGNTVDPQELVDRFGADTVRLFTMFAAPPDQSLEWSDSGVEGAYRFLRRLHGLVRDHVAAGPAPALDPQALSDTQRDLRRKVHETIAKASDDVGKRLTFNTAIAAVMELCNALGKAQDDSAAGRAVMQEGLEAAVLILAPITPHLCHHLWFQLGHTAPVVEAPWPEADKQALVRDEVELVVQVNGKLRGHVTLPADADQQQAQEAALAEHNVQRFVADKEIKKVVFVPGKLINVVAK; this is encoded by the coding sequence ATGGACAACCAGTACCAACCGAAAGAGATCGAAGCCGAGGCCCAGGCCTACTGGGAGCAGCAGCAGACGTTCCAGGCCCGCGAGGATAGCGCTCGCCCGAAATACTACTGCCTGTCGATGTTCCCGTACCCCAGCGGGCGGCTGCACATGGGCCATGTGCGCAACTACACCATTGGCGACGTGGTCAGCCGCTACAAGCGCATGCAGGGCTACAACGTCCTCCAGCCCATGGGCTGGGACGCCTTCGGTCTGCCCGCCGAGAATGCCGCCATGGAGCGCGGGGTGCCGCCGGCGGCCTGGACCCGCGAGAACATCGGCGCCATGCGCGAGCAGCTCAAGGGCCTCGGCTTCGGGTACGACTGGTCCCGGGAGCTGGCCACCTGCGATCCCGAGTACTACCGCTGGGAGCAGTGGCTGTTCATCCGGCTCTACCGCAAGGGGCTGGTCTACCGCGATACCGCTGCGGTGAACTGGGATCCGGTGGACCAGACCGTGCTGGCCAACGAGCAGGTCATCGAGGGTCGGGGGTGGCGCTCGGGTGCTTTGGTGGAGCGGCGCGAGATCCCGCAGTGGTTCCTGCGCATCACCGATTACGCTGACGAGCTCCTCGAGGCGCTGGACGAGCTGGACGGGTGGCCGGAGCAGGTGCGCAACATGCAGCGCAACTGGATCGGCCGCTCCGAGGGCGTCGAGCTGAGCTTCGATCTCGCCGGTCGCGACGAGCAGCTGACCGTCTTCACGACGCGTCCGGATACCCTCTACGGGGTGACCTACATGGGCCTGGCGCCGGAGCATCCGATCAGCCTGGAGCTGGCGGAGCACCATCCGGCGATCGCCGAATTGGTCGAGGAGGCCCGCTCCGGCGGTACCGCCGAGGCCGATCTGGCCACGCGCGAGAAACGCGGCGCCGATACCGGGCTGGAGGCCATTCACCCGTTGACCGGCGAGCGCATCCCGGTGTGGGTCGCCAACTTCGTCCTCATGGAGTACGGCTCCGGCGCCGTCATGGCGGTGCCGGCCCACGACCAGCGCGACTGGGAGTTCGCCAGCACCTACGGTCTGCCCATTCGGCCTGTGGTGCACCCGGCTGACGGCACCGAGCTGGATATCGCCGCCGGCGCCTTCAGTGATTACGGGGTGCTGGCCGACTCCGGGCCGTTCAGCGGCATGCCCTCGGACCGCGCTTTCGCCGCCATCGCCGAGCGTCTCGAGGCCGAGGGCCGGGGGCAGCGCCGGGTGCAGTACCGCCTGCGGGACTGGGGTGTGTCGCGGCAACGCTACTGGGGCGCGCCGATCCCCATGATCCACTGCGCCGACTGCGGTCCGGTTCCGGTCCCTGACGACCAACTGCCGGTGACGCTGCCCGAGGACGTGGAGATCAGTGGCGGCGGCTCGCCGCTCAAGTCCATGCCGGCTTTCTACCAGACCGCCTGCCCGCAGTGTGGTGCGGACGCCGAGCGCGAGACCGACACCTTCGATACCTTCATGGAGTCCTCCTGGTACTTTGCCCGCTTCGCCTGCGCCGACCAGGACGGGGCCATGCTCGACGAGCGGGCGGACCACTGGACCCCGGTGGATCAGTACATCGGCGGGATCGAGCACGCCGTGTTGCACTTGCTCTATGCGCGCTTCTACCACAAGGTGCTGCGCGACGAGGGGCTGGTGAGCTCCGATGAGCCGTTCACTCGGCTGCTGACCCAGGGCATGGTGCTCAAGGACGGCACCAAGATGTCCAAGTCCAAGGGCAACACCGTCGATCCCCAGGAGCTGGTCGACCGCTTCGGTGCCGACACCGTGCGCTTGTTCACCATGTTCGCTGCGCCGCCGGATCAGTCCCTGGAGTGGTCGGACTCCGGGGTCGAGGGCGCCTACCGCTTCCTGCGCCGCCTGCACGGCCTGGTGCGCGATCACGTCGCCGCGGGGCCGGCGCCGGCGCTGGATCCGCAGGCGCTCAGCGACACCCAGCGCGATCTGCGGCGCAAGGTCCACGAGACCATCGCCAAGGCCTCCGATGACGTCGGCAAGCGCTTGACCTTCAACACCGCCATCGCCGCGGTGATGGAGCTGTGCAACGCCCTGGGCAAGGCCCAGGACGATAGCGCCGCCGGCCGGGCGGTGATGCAGGAGGGGCTTGAGGCCGCGGTGCTGATCCTGGCGCCGATCACCCCGCACCTGTGCCATCACCTGTGGTTCCAGCTCGGCCATACGGCCCCAGTGGTCGAGGCCCCGTGGCCGGAAGCGGACAAGCAGGCGCTGGTCCGCGACGAGGTGGAGCTGGTCGTCCAGGTCAACGGCAAGCTCCGCGGCCACGTCACGCTGCCCGCCGACGCCGATCAGCAGCAGGCCCAGGAGGCGGCATTGGCCGAGCACAACGTGCAGCGTTTCGTGGCCGACAAGGAGATCAAGAAGGTGGTCTTCGTCCCCGGCAAGCTCATCAACGTGGTGGCCAAGTAG
- the rsfS gene encoding ribosome silencing factor — protein sequence MVVEELEQRIRESLDAIKAQDTVAIDVRGRTPVTDLIVVTTGTSRRHVHAVARNLVDEAKAVGLPPLGVEGDEPNSEWVLIDLGDAVVHVMTQESRDFYRLERMWEMDEACASTSSQ from the coding sequence ATGGTGGTGGAAGAGCTGGAGCAACGGATCCGCGAGTCCCTGGACGCGATCAAGGCCCAGGATACGGTGGCCATCGATGTCCGCGGGCGTACGCCGGTGACGGACCTGATCGTGGTCACCACCGGTACCTCCCGTCGTCACGTGCACGCGGTGGCGCGTAACCTGGTGGATGAGGCCAAGGCCGTTGGGCTCCCCCCGCTGGGCGTCGAGGGCGACGAGCCCAACTCCGAGTGGGTGCTGATCGATCTGGGCGATGCCGTGGTGCACGTCATGACCCAAGAGAGCCGCGACTTCTACCGGCTCGAGCGCATGTGGGAGATGGACGAGGC
- the holA gene encoding DNA polymerase III subunit delta, translating into MAERPETLHRQLERGPLPRVCFIAGEEPLLQREATDAVRRAAREAGHSEREVLDVDAGFDWGWLTEAASSLSLFGDRRLLEVRMPGGKPGRDGAEALKAYCQDPPEDTVLLLTSGRLERSARESAWARALAEAGIFVYCWPVPGRDMPRWVAERLRRAGLQADPEAAALIAERSEGNLLAADQAVEKLRLLVGSGTAVDVETAAGALADSARYTVDDLADAALDAEWTRALRVLATLREEGVQPPLILWALARDIRVAARLAAGADEGVLQRERIWKRRVGRLRQAARRHPAGAWRQLLQRCHRVDRAIKGLPPGDPWEQLRALVSRLARAMAK; encoded by the coding sequence ATGGCCGAGCGGCCGGAGACTCTCCACCGCCAGCTGGAGCGCGGGCCGCTGCCCCGAGTCTGTTTCATCGCCGGCGAGGAGCCGCTGCTCCAGCGTGAGGCCACCGACGCCGTGCGTCGGGCGGCGCGGGAGGCCGGGCACTCCGAGCGCGAGGTGCTCGATGTCGATGCCGGCTTCGACTGGGGGTGGCTCACCGAGGCCGCCAGCAGTCTGTCGCTATTCGGTGATCGTCGCCTGCTGGAGGTGCGCATGCCCGGCGGCAAGCCCGGGCGCGACGGGGCCGAGGCCCTCAAGGCCTACTGCCAGGACCCCCCGGAGGATACCGTCCTGCTGTTGACCAGCGGGCGCCTGGAGCGTTCCGCCCGTGAGTCGGCCTGGGCGCGGGCGCTGGCCGAGGCCGGGATCTTCGTCTACTGCTGGCCGGTGCCGGGGCGCGACATGCCGCGCTGGGTAGCCGAGCGGCTACGCCGCGCCGGTCTGCAGGCGGATCCGGAGGCAGCGGCGCTGATCGCCGAGCGCTCCGAGGGGAATCTGCTGGCCGCCGATCAGGCGGTGGAGAAGCTACGCCTGCTGGTTGGCAGCGGCACCGCCGTGGATGTCGAGACGGCCGCCGGGGCGCTGGCCGACAGCGCCCGGTACACCGTGGACGATCTGGCCGACGCTGCCCTGGACGCGGAGTGGACGCGGGCGCTGCGTGTCCTCGCTACGCTCCGGGAGGAGGGCGTGCAGCCGCCGCTGATCCTCTGGGCCCTGGCCCGGGATATCCGGGTGGCGGCGCGGCTGGCGGCCGGCGCCGATGAGGGGGTGCTGCAGCGCGAGCGGATCTGGAAGCGGCGGGTCGGGCGGCTGCGCCAAGCGGCCCGCCGGCATCCGGCGGGGGCCTGGCGGCAGCTGCTGCAGCGCTGCCACCGTGTGGATCGGGCCATCAAGGGCCTGCCGCCCGGTGACCCCTGGGAGCAGCTGCGGGCCCTGGTCTCTCGTCTGGCCCGCGCCATGGCAAAATAG